From Strix uralensis isolate ZFMK-TIS-50842 chromosome 1, bStrUra1, whole genome shotgun sequence, a single genomic window includes:
- the BHLHE22 gene encoding class E basic helix-loop-helix protein 22: MERALGLPAEEDLFHKSLAASAKRMESAFRSPPGLDLSHPRDRQPSPLACYEAAEPEALLQPGVGGDPLALPPGSVCVKYGESASRSSVAESSGGEQSPDDDSDGRCELVLRGAGGDPRVASPAAGGGGGGGGGGGGGLKAAEGGCSNSHGHGGSKKSKEQKALRLNINARERRRMHDLNDALDELRAVIPYAHSPSVRKLSKIATLLLAKNYILMQAQALEEMRRLVAYLNQGQAISAASLPSSAAAAAAAAAALHPALGAYEQAAGYPFSAGLPPTTSCPEKCAIFNSVSSSLCKQCTEKP; encoded by the coding sequence ATGGAGCGGGCGCTGGGGCTGCCCGCAGAAGAGGACCTCTTCCACAAGAGCCTCGCCGCCTCGGCCAAGCGCATGGAGTCCGCCTTCCGCTCGCCCCCGGGGCTCGACCTCTCCCACCCCCGCGACCGCCAGCCCTCGCCGCTCGCCTGCTACGAGGCGGCGGAGCCCGAGGCGCTGCTGCAGCCCGGCGTCGGCGGCGACCCGCTGGCGCTGCCGCCGGGCTCCGTCTGCGTCAAGTACGGCGAGAGCGCCAGCCGCAGCTCGGTGGCCGAGAGCAGCGGCGGCGAGCAGAGCcccgacgacgacagcgacggCCGCTGCGAGCTGGTGCTGCGCGGCGCCGGGGGGGACCCGCGCGTCGCCtcgccggcggcgggcggcggcggcggcggcggcggcggggggggcggggggctgaaGGCGGCCGAGGGCGGCTGCTCCAACAGCCACGGGCACGGCGGCAGCAAGAAGTCCAAGGAGCAGAAGGCGCTGCGCCTCAACATCAAcgcgcgggagcggcggcggatGCACGACCTGAACGACGCGCTGGACGAGCTGCGGGCGGTCATCCCCTACGCGCACAGCCCCTCGGTGCGGAAGCTCTCCAAGATCGCCACGCTCCTCCTGGCCAAGAACTACATCCTGATGCAGGCGCAGGCCCTGGAGGAGATGCGGCGCTTGGTGGCTTATCTCAACCAGGGCCAGGCCATCTCCGCcgcctccctgcccagctccgccgcggcggcggcggcggcggcggcggcgctgcaCCCCGCCCTCGGCGCCTACGAGCAGGCGGCCGGGTACCCCTTCAGCGCCGGGCTACCCCCCACCACCTCCTGCCCCGAGAAATGTGCCATTTTCAACAGCGTCTCCTCCAGCCTCTGCAAACAGTGCACGGAGAAGCCTTAA